A region of the Aethina tumida isolate Nest 87 chromosome 3, icAetTumi1.1, whole genome shotgun sequence genome:
aatttaaattcataaatttgttaatgtatgttaatcattaataaataattgtaatttaaatattagttttaatgatACAAGTTGACCaagaaatgtattaattttataatacaaaaagtgAAAATTCAATGTGTATTTAGACATACTATTTTATTAGcagtgtaaatttttaaatgtagtaGCCATAGTGTTATATAATgcaatttttatcattgtgAATTATATTTGGAAGTGTCAAGggcaaacttttaaaattacagtataaattattcaaagaatCAAGAATTCATGCATTCTAAATTGATTTTGCGCCGTTTACAGATGCATGAATCAATAACAATATTGGTTCTTTCATAAAATATcccaaaaacaacaaacatgaattaaaatcttgttttaaaatacttacagGCCATAACATCTcccaataaattatatcactGTGCATTTCCTCTTTTGGATCATTTTCAATGGTTTCTAGTGCAACCGCTGTGCTGTCCCACTTCTTCCTATACTCAGTGTCAACTTGTACATTCAGGAAATCAGTGGCAGTAACATCCGGATATGAGCCAAACactttgtaaatataactCCCACTCTCATGTTGTTTCCTCCAGACAACCAAGTCTTCTTTCAGTAAAAAGGGTTCCCAATTGTCGTATTTTCTGCTACCATCCAGAAGTCCTGAATTGCAATGTCCACAGACGGTCTGTTTACTGTCATTGTTCCTATTTGTTGGATCACATGACATACAAATTGTGGCATTCTTAAGTTTGTTTATGTAGTCTATGTCAGTCATGTACTGTTTCATTTCCTCATCAGATATACGTTTTTCATTCCAGTTGAAGGTGGAAACTCCGACAGCTCCCAAAAAAACCTTCCTCCTCCTCGACAGGGCCATTCTCATATTCCTCAGCAGTTCCTTGAAATTGCGTTCCTCCCACATGCGGGAGTACATGCAAAACATCTGTTGGCTCCTTCGTATCCTTTGAGCCACCACGAATTCGCACTGGTGCGCCCATAGTTTCAATAGACTGGCCGATTGGTCCTTTATAGATTT
Encoded here:
- the LOC109595314 gene encoding stAR-related lipid transfer protein 7, mitochondrial isoform X2 yields the protein MYPRRLPNPILTSQSNLKKFFLENTNILYRTLRDIKSAKSASTRLQLFIKNNFSTLLSSHKSIKDQSASLLKLWAHQCEFVVAQRIRRSQQMFCMYSRMWEERNFKELLRNMRMALSRRRKVFLGAVGVSTFNWNEKRISDEEMKQYMTDIDYINKLKNATICMSCDPTNRNNDSKQTVCGHCNSGLLDGSRKYDNWEPFLLKEDLVVWRKQHESGSYIYKVFGSYPDVTATDFLNVQVDTEYRKKWDSTAVALETIENDPKEEMHSDIIYWEMLWPRLFTNRDYVFLRRYMIHNESNTMVILSKSTVHPKYPKRSDKYRVEDYWSRMVIKPYGEMDQPGVEFSLTYYDNPGVNIPSSVTNWVAMRAMPDFLARLREATKNYKNYCIVEGTKGA